A part of Solicola gregarius genomic DNA contains:
- a CDS encoding NAD(P)-dependent alcohol dehydrogenase translates to MRAVRVHEYGEPPTLDDVPDAGIEDPLDVLVRVDAAGVCRTDLHIIEGQWAEKSGVELPYIIGHENAGTVVEVGSAVSTVAPGDTVILHPLVTCGLCRACREGDDVHCTNSRFPGIDCDGGMAELLRTSVRSVVTLDDGLAPAEVAALADAGLTAYHAVRKAAPLLYPGSQVVMIGAGGLGHIGLQVLAALTPAEITVVDRSAEVLERASELGAHHVVRSDGTQVEQVLDNTKGLGAQVVLDFVGESGTEADGVRMTRDAGSYFVIGYGGRVDVPTIDFVSREINVIGNLVGSYNDLAELMTLTAHGKVRLATKDYPFEQAITALDDLDAGRIPGGRAILSR, encoded by the coding sequence GTGAGAGCAGTGCGAGTTCACGAGTACGGCGAGCCACCGACTCTCGACGACGTACCCGACGCGGGCATCGAGGATCCGCTCGACGTTCTGGTACGCGTCGACGCGGCGGGAGTCTGCCGCACGGACCTGCACATCATCGAGGGGCAGTGGGCCGAGAAGAGCGGGGTCGAGCTGCCGTACATCATCGGCCACGAGAACGCCGGCACCGTTGTCGAGGTGGGCAGCGCGGTCTCGACCGTTGCGCCGGGCGACACGGTCATCCTGCATCCGCTCGTCACCTGCGGCCTGTGCCGCGCCTGTCGCGAGGGAGACGACGTTCACTGCACCAACTCGCGGTTCCCCGGCATCGACTGCGACGGTGGCATGGCCGAGCTGCTTCGTACCTCCGTACGCTCGGTGGTCACGCTCGACGACGGACTCGCACCGGCCGAGGTCGCCGCACTCGCCGATGCGGGCCTCACCGCGTACCACGCCGTACGCAAGGCGGCGCCGTTGCTCTACCCGGGCAGCCAGGTCGTGATGATCGGTGCGGGCGGGCTCGGCCACATCGGGCTGCAGGTGCTCGCGGCACTGACTCCAGCGGAGATCACGGTCGTTGACCGATCGGCCGAGGTGCTGGAGCGGGCGTCCGAGCTCGGCGCGCACCATGTCGTACGCAGCGACGGAACGCAGGTCGAGCAGGTGCTCGACAACACCAAAGGTCTTGGGGCGCAGGTCGTCCTCGACTTCGTCGGCGAGAGCGGCACGGAGGCCGACGGGGTGCGCATGACGCGCGACGCCGGCTCGTACTTCGTGATCGGGTACGGCGGCCGCGTCGACGTGCCGACGATCGACTTCGTATCGCGCGAGATCAACGTGATCGGCAACCTGGTCGGCTCGTACAACGACCTCGCCGAGCTGATGACCCTCACGGCGCACGGCAAGGTGCGTCTCGCGACGAAGGACTACCCGTTCGAGCAGGCAATCACTGCGCTCGACGATCTAGACGCCGGCCGTATCCCGGGCGGTCGCGCGATCCTCTCTCGGTAA
- a CDS encoding diaminopropionate ammonia-lyase, whose protein sequence is MAIPAWYCRPAARRWTCPPVSGDPTAFHRGLDGYAPTPLVAVPHIAEQLGVGRAYVKDESTRLGLPAFKVLGASWAIHRALEESPGEVTTLVTATDGNHGHAVARTARLLGLNAEVFVPRGVEPVVVAAIGGEGADVTVLDAAYDDAVATAAHAAERTGGLLIQDTAWPGYERVPGWIVDGYTTLLDEIDAQLADAMLGGPDLVAVPVGVGSLAQAVVRHYRRGGRAPAVLSVEPTAAPCTIASLDAGEPVTVPTGTTSMAGLNCGTLSSLAWPVLRDGLDAAVTVTDDDTASAIEQLAAADIAAGPSGAASLAGTTSALAKPSRRDDLGVDDGSTVVVLSTEGPLAGRSGK, encoded by the coding sequence CCGCGGCCTCGACGGGTACGCGCCGACGCCGCTCGTCGCGGTGCCGCACATCGCCGAGCAGCTCGGCGTCGGCCGCGCGTACGTCAAGGACGAGTCGACCAGGCTCGGGCTGCCCGCGTTCAAGGTGCTCGGGGCGTCCTGGGCGATCCACCGGGCGCTCGAGGAGTCGCCGGGTGAGGTGACCACGCTCGTCACCGCCACCGATGGCAACCACGGCCATGCGGTCGCGCGCACGGCCAGGCTGCTCGGTCTGAACGCAGAGGTGTTCGTGCCCCGCGGCGTGGAGCCGGTCGTGGTCGCCGCGATCGGCGGCGAGGGGGCCGACGTGACCGTGCTCGACGCGGCGTACGACGACGCCGTCGCGACCGCAGCGCACGCCGCGGAACGTACCGGCGGGCTGCTCATCCAAGACACCGCCTGGCCGGGGTACGAGCGGGTGCCCGGCTGGATCGTCGACGGCTACACGACACTGCTCGACGAGATCGACGCCCAACTCGCCGATGCCATGCTCGGCGGCCCCGACCTCGTCGCCGTGCCGGTCGGCGTGGGCTCGCTCGCCCAGGCCGTCGTACGCCACTACCGACGCGGCGGCCGCGCACCGGCCGTGCTGTCGGTCGAGCCCACTGCGGCGCCATGCACGATCGCGAGCCTCGATGCGGGAGAACCCGTCACCGTACCTACCGGCACGACCTCGATGGCGGGCCTGAACTGCGGCACGCTCTCCAGCCTCGCCTGGCCGGTGCTGCGCGACGGACTCGATGCTGCCGTCACCGTCACCGACGACGACACGGCCTCGGCGATCGAGCAGCTGGCCGCGGCTGACATCGCGGCGGGCCCCAGTGGCGCCGCCTCGCTTGCCGGTACGACGAGCGCGCTCGCGAAGCCGTCCCGACGCGACGACCTCGGCGTCGACGACGGATCGACCGTCGTCGTACTCAGCACCGAAGGGCCGCTTGCGGGGCGTTCAGGTAAGTAG